A segment of the Gossypium hirsutum isolate 1008001.06 chromosome D10, Gossypium_hirsutum_v2.1, whole genome shotgun sequence genome:
ttcaattataaattaaaattaataaaaaaaaacattttcttttGGCAGAAAAAGAACAATTAAACTTATTAAAGACACAAAAACTCTCGAGACTTCTTAGAAAAGGGCAGAATGGACATGTGGCCGTTTTGCTCGTATGTTTActtgttttttacttttttctttttaattattattttcacgggagagaaaaggagaaaaaaaacgAGTGAGGAATGACAACGGCGTCGTTTAGCGCTTCGAACACGGCGGCAGTGGCTGCCGCGGCTGCAGCTAAGACGGTGTTGATTACCGGAGTGAGCAAAGGGCTTGGTAGAGCTTTAGCTGTCGAGCTTTCCAAGAGAGGCCACACTGTAATCGGTTGTTCCCGCGCCCAAGAAAAACTCAATTCCCTCCAATCGGAGCTCTCGTCGCCTGACCGTCACCTCCTCCTCAATGTCGATGTGGTCCGTCCCGTTGTTTTTCGATTCATTTCtgtaacttctttttttttggcaGCTCTCAGATTTTCATTACTGATATGATTTCGCGCTCTTTTTTCGGATTTGCAGAGGTCAGATAACAGCGTTAAGGAGCTGGCCCGAGTGATGATGGAAAAGAAGTTTGTACCTGACATAATCGGTAATTGAATGCTATTAACCGAACAAAATTTAAAACGAAACAATTTTGAATTTTCTCGATTAGCTTTGTAGCTGTTTCTTTATCTGGAACTATAATGCGTACTACCTATATAGCTTTAGGGCATTTCATTGAGCTTAAATTCCTATAGCTTCACCTCTTTGGTCTTTACTAACATTATAAAGTATTTGCAGTAAACAATGCAGGTACAATCAATAAAAACAATAGAATTTGGGAGGTTCCTGTTGAAGAGTTCGATACTGTGATTGATACTAATGTAAAAGGGATTGCAAATGTGTTACGCCATTTTATCCCGTTGATGCTTCCAAAAAGTCGAGGGATTATTGTTAATATGTCTTCTGGATGGGGACGATCTGGTGCTGCTTTGGTAAATTCATGATTTCCATCTTCTACACATTTTTGTACATCTTGAATTGTTCCTTTTTGAATGTCATGTTTAATACAGGAAATCATCCAAGGCATAGCTGAACAAAAATTCATAGTTGTTTACATGAAATGAAGAAACCATTGTCGTAAACAACAAAAATGAATTTATAGGTAGTTGAATGTTTTTCTAAAGCTTTTAGAAGGAAGCATGAAAAAGTCTAGCTTCAGAGGACATGGGTTCTTTTTTTAACTCCTTATGGCTGTTGCCTGTCATGGCTGCCAAGTTGAGGAGTAGGGATGGCATTTGGATTGTATAGATTCTAGTTTTTGTAGATATCTTATCTGCTTTTTGCAAATTTAGATATTGTGTATTTAGATATGATAGTTCTCTTTATAGTGAATTCGAAGCGGATGCAAATGTTAACCTTcggatatttattttttgaatctaTGTTACTTATAGTGGATTTGGATATCTTGATTAGTCCTATATTTGAATCTGCTTTGCTTTTGTTGATAGGAAATTGAATCCTCTTTCTGAATCCATTTTGTTTTTGGGGATGACAGATTCTGATATACAAATTGATTAGCtactttactttttaaaattttttgacttgctaaattcggatattttggcAGATTCAGATATTTGGaggataatattatttaatttggattttaaaGTAGTTACAATGATTCATATATTACAAAAAATGTTGATATTTGATCTACAACTATCCTTAGTAGGGATCATATTTTGTTCTTTTAAGATCTGTTCTGTTCTTGAAATTATTGAATGAAATTCGGAACATCCTTGTATCTCAACAGGTTGCACCATACTGTGCATCAAAATGGGCTGTTGAAGGTTTAAGCAGAGCAGTAGCAAAGGAGATGCCTGATGGATTTGCTGTTGTAGCACTTAGTCCTGGTGTGATAAATACCGAGATGCTTCAATCTTGCTTCGGAAATTCAGCCTCGGGATATCAGACACCTGATGCATGGTATTTTTTTTTTAGTAAGAGTTAAATATGTTTTTTCCTTGGTTTATGTAGTTCTGCATTTTTTCCGTAATGCCAATTTTATTATATTCTGGAGTCATATAGAAAGGAGGATGCTCACATATGTTCCTCTTCGTTTTAAATTCATCAACAACCCATAAAATCAAATAGTTTTCGGAAAACTGGTCTTTTAATTCAACTCATTGGAAGACAGGTCTTTGAAGGCAGCTACAATGATACTCAATCTTACTGCAGCAGACAATGGTGCGTCCCTCACCGTTTGATGAAAATACAGCTGGCGTTTTCAGATTCAGTTTATCTCGTAGTTATGATAAAGGCCTTTGAACAATCAAATCACGAATTCCCTTGCATTGCATATGAACAAATTGTATCATTTTATATCCGTCCCATTTCTCTAACCGCATATTTCATTATTCATTAGCATCAAGTTCTTATATTACGTAGACATTGTAAGGTCTTTTTTTGGCTGAAAATTATAAGAGTTTACTTGCAACGACTCATTTAGTATTGCCGGTACATCGAAGATCAATTTGTATCGAACTTTTTCGTAACTTTGAAGCTAGTTACTTGGGGTACGGATGATTGTATGATAAAATATTATGTCGAATTCTGATACTTTTCTAGAACTTGTTCATTTACTTATTATTGTTTAATCATAGGGCTAAGGAATTTATCTCTTGCACCATATTACTTCTGTACTTATGGTACAGTTATTGAAAGAACCTTGTTTTGGAATGCCAGTGATCGAAAGAAACCCTTATTTTTATATTCCAGGAGGGAAAGCATAGTTTGTATTATCTAGCGTGTTACTTTGCTTTTTcgaactaattttaaaattttagcatacCACTGTCATCATTTCCGGAAAGTGTTTTAAtagtttttgtaaatttatttgaataaatagaaTATAGATCATCatatgaaaatcataaatttaaaatttaaatatctatttaaaaataatatacaataaacaATTAAACtatgatttgaaactaattaataataacacattaaatgtatatgttattaaaataaaaaaatatgattaaattgtttattaaagttgtgtataataaaattaaaatgtataaaaatattaaaataaaatttttaattgagtggtaaattaacggtcttattaatataattattgtgGGTCCAAAGTTACTCTTGACatcttttttggtttttttaaagtaaaaagattaaacTTGAATAATATTActcattttggttttttttttaagtgaaaagaTTACAATAGccttgaataatattattttaataacagaagtgaaaatattaaaatactctCAAATAATAGTACTCattttaataatagaaagacaTCCCAAGTTGGTGACTCAGTTAACGGAGACACCAACCCAATAAGAGGTTTTGTTAATGGTATAGATAATTGATTATATAGTAAATACCaaacaaagttttttttatttaattaatgggATAAACATCAAATTCTTATATAAATTTTGCTTCAATATGTAATTTGTTACACAAACTTTATTTGGGATAATTAtacatatgaaaatttcattatcGTCCATGAGAAGGGATTGAatgaaactgtgattccatgTTATCTCTATCCCTTTTCAATAAaagaatgacaaatcagatttttcctccTAATATTCAACTTTTTCCTCctgaaaaaatttaaatctaactAAAAATGTTGAATATCTGGAGAAAAACtatgatttgtcattctcctattggaAAAAGATAGAGTTAAcatggaatcacagtttcatacaatcatttaTCTATCGTCCATATATATACtagaaatttaatttattcaattgtaaataaatacatttattttcatattatattaattttttggtACAAATATTggattattataattttttgtgtATGTAATATCTACAAAAAATAGAACTAATTTGATAACGGTGTTAGtgatttctaaaaattaaatcaaatcaaaatttcatatattcatacataacaatacacataaatataattttaatatttatccctaaaattattatacttttcaagttttaaacttaaactcaaattttatttcGCCTCcgttttaatttaaatattttacaaaaaaaattgtaaatttgtaatattagaattaaaatatttaaaataaatcacatagttcttatcatcatttttttttcaaataatttcaaTAGACCTGTTCACAAATTTGTACGGTTGGCTctgaatcaaaataaataataaacaatattttattttaaaattttaattataaaaatattaaaaattattttactattttatcatCGCACGATCATGATGCACATACAGAAGGAGTTAGTTAAAGGCAATGCAAaactttttttaacaaataaatataaataaaagatagGCCCACGTGTCAATAAATTAgccttatttatttgaaaatatgaaaaataaattgatggcTATTTTGAAGTGAAAATGGCGAGCATTGCATTGCGCGCGGAGTGTGGCTATGGCGGCAGCACTCAGCTACTGCAAGCCTTCCCCATTCATTGGCCAATTTCCTTCCAACTTTGTCTGTTCAAATTctccttctttatttatttaatcatttctttaTAGCTTAGCGAAAAACTAATTAACAATAATTGTTTCTATTATATTCTATCTTTGGAAAGTCTGGTAGGAAAATACTTTTTTCATTATACTAttgttatgtttgaatttgatgatattttgttccttattttgtttctttaaagAATTTGATGATAATTAGCACCTTATTCTCTTACCCATTAATTATTTACTTCATTaagtttgaatttgatgatgattagtcccttattttctttttcccaaCTTTATTTTTTACCCGCCATTTCCTTCAGGCGCATTATGTGTGCTGATGAATTGATTCTTGTGGATTTGGAAATTGAAATTGTAGGGGAAGCCAGTATCTCTGCGAAGCATCGAAATCTCGACGCAGGCATCTAGAATCACTGCACTGTTTTGGGGATCTAAGAAGTCTGTGAAGCATCAACCTGTGGATTCTTCTTTGGGGGATTTCACTTTGACAGGGTCAGAAACAGAGGTGTTCTTATCTCATGATCTTGTATAAACTACATATATTGGAATTATCTGGCTGTGTTAAGCAGCTACCTATGTTACTTCAGCTCGGGTGTGTTAAATTCAAGCACGTGTCCGACATGTGTATGTTTATTCTTTTGTAAGTTTCCCCCTGTATATGAAGGATCTTTGGAGGGTCTTATCTCATAACTATGTCGGACATGGATGCTTTATGTGAAGAGTTATGGCAATATAGGCTGTTACTGCACCTAATGTTAACTTATTATTTCTCGCTCCAGGAACTTAAAGAGAACCCGACAAAGGGCAAGAAGGTATCGGTATCGATTATTTCCTCAATTCTGGACGTTTCTTCACATGAATGGGATTCTTGCGCTCTGGATGCTACCGGTCCTGAAAAGTTCAATCCATTTCTTTCTCATGGTTTCCTTTCAAGCTTGGAAGAGACGGGTTGCGCAGTGAAGGTTAGGAATCACAGCTCAGTACATGCTTAATGTTGGCCAGATTTAGCATTGTAACTTCtcacaaaaaaattgtttttatatatgcAAGATATGCAGCTTGACTTAAgttcatgcacacatataaatttaattctGAATTTTCCGAAATATCTGAAatgtttatttgaaaattaattttcaggaAACAGGATGGATGCCGAGCCATATCATTGCTAAGGATGAATCTGAAAATATTTTAGGTGTTGCTCCTCTCTATCTTAAAAGGTTTAGCATCTATTATTCTGTTCTCCATACTGAAAATTCTCTTGCAGTTTCTTCACTATGTTTCTCAAAATCTTTTGTTTAACCACTTTGTCGGTTTGCTATTTTCTCATCTCTTATACTTTGGGTTTGCAGCCATTCCTATGGTGAATTTGTTTTCGATCATTCTTGGGCAGATGCATATTATAGTTTTGGAGCAAGATATTACCCAAAGTTCCAGTGTTGTGTGCCTTTCACTCCAGTGACTGGTCCTAGGATTTTAGTACGGAATACATCATTCAAGAATCAAGTTTTTGACGTTATAGTCACTGCTCTGAAGGATCTGACAGCCAAGGTAATGTTTGAATCAAATTATTCGATGTTGAATGCATTATCTTATCAGTTAATCACGGGTTTTATGGGATTTTAGTGGggctggttggttaaaatatggCCTTGTTAATGTGATAGACATCAATGTGACCGTTTTAATTCTAAGAAACGCCATGTTCATTGTGACATACCAGATCTTGATATTATGTTGGAGTGGATGTAGAAGAGCTCTATGTTAAGAATGGTTAGGAGATATTACATTAGTATTCTGAAGCTACTGATTGCCTAAAATAAGGAAAATCTATCTCACATTTCCGAAGAACCGAAAGAGCCAATGCAAATAGGGAATACCAACTTCATTTAGCAAATGCCTTTTACTGACCCTACCATCGGAAATGAGAATAGGGAACAAGATTTAAAAAAGCGGTTAAATTCTATTAATGAGTGAAGAATTATACCAGGAAGAGATCTGCAGGAACAAGACAACCACTGCTGGCTAGAGCAATCTAGAGCATATCTCAATATCTGGCCTACTTCTCCAACCCATTTGCTTTTGTTCTCTATGGCAATTTAAGCGACGAATTAACTTTTTCACCATGACTTATATTATCTTGCAACCCCAAGAATAAAGATCTTGTTCGTAAATTCTATTTTTGCTGCCACgttaatacaatttattttcttCCGACAGTCTCAGGTTTCCTCTCTGCACATTACTTTCCCATCTGAAGCCGAATGGTACAAACTGAAGGATAGAGGATTCCTACAGAGGATTGGAATGCAATACCACTGGAAGAATCGCAACTATAAAAGGTTAATGCTGCCCGAACTGTTTCTCGGTTATGATAAAACATTGGCTTTTAGTTTGGTAAACGGTTAACAGCTATAGTCTATGCCAACTTGTTCTATATTTGACTTAAAGCTGAAATCTTGGCATCAATTCTACTGGTGTAATTGGCTGGTTTTTGTGCTTATAAATAACAACATATCAATCACGGGAAGAAATGAAAGCAATTGAACTTTTAACTCTCCTTGTTTCTAAAGAGGTAGTCAAAATATAAAGCCAGAAACATGCCCAATAGGGCCTGACAAAGCATTATCTTATAGAGAAAATCCATGATATGGTATTTGTTGTATTTGTTTGGTATGAAAATTGTAAAGTAGAAGTTTGTTTTTGTCACATTTATTACCTAATGTCTTTCTATTGACagaattatttcttttctttcatattaATGTATAAATTAAAACACTGTAAATTCTTTCTTCATGCCCCAGTTTTGACGAGTTCTTGATGGACATGAAGCaaagtaaaaggaaaaatatCCGTCAAGAGCGCAAAAAGGTCTGCATCTTTTTCATATAGCCCTACTTAATAACTATTTACTTAAATCTGAAATATGAGATCTTGCATCAAATCTTGAGTTAGTGCTTGAATGAATACTCTTGAGTATTATAATATTATCTGTAGTTATAACTGAGTTTGCTGCTATGTTAACTGAATTTGGGGTTGTACTATAAACCACATCCATGTTGTTCCaactttttatgttttaaaaaagtaCTCATGTCTGACATATTGGTAGAGCGATATGAGTATATGACCCTTCAAGGATCctccaaatatatggaaaaacttagaaaaatctgATATTCACATTCAAGTCGAAGTAGCATAGCACCACCTAGACCACGTGTAAGAGCTCTGGATGACTTTGCTTTTGTAACTCGTAAGAAATATTTTAGTTCTAGATCTTTGAAActcttaaaagtaaaaattttcagTTATAATGTCAAAgaacaaattcaaaattattggcacatttgtttgtttgtttattgtctATTTGGCTTTAATAAGTAGGTTATCTGTCTTTGTTGGAAACATAGATATCCAGCTTAGGTAGTTCCTGCATTCAAGGACATTGTTTTTGCGAGATTGATTTTATCTTAGTGATTTTTCTGTTTGCAGATTCCTGCTCAGGATTTGACAATGAAACGGCTCAGAGGTTATGAAATTAAGGTAGATAGCACTGTAATATTTCCAAACATATATGCTGATACTTAACTATTTCTTCGATCATGCATGTGATATACCCTTGGACATACCCTTGAGCATGTTCCGTAGTTTTGCTGAGCCCTCCATGTGGATCAATGAAAAATGCTGGTTGCATTGCAAAAGAAACTGGAACTTTTAAGTTTGCATTGTGGTTAAGACTTATGTTACTCAGACTCAAGGATGACTGTTGGGTGGGGTATATGTCTAACACGGGTATgctcaattttatttatattttcctaTACATTTGGAGGATTGCCGCCCAATTCTTAT
Coding sequences within it:
- the LOC107930426 gene encoding NADPH-dependent pterin aldehyde reductase, which encodes MTTASFSASNTAAVAAAAAAKTVLITGVSKGLGRALAVELSKRGHTVIGCSRAQEKLNSLQSELSSPDRHLLLNVDVRSDNSVKELARVMMEKKFVPDIIVNNAGTINKNNRIWEVPVEEFDTVIDTNVKGIANVLRHFIPLMLPKSRGIIVNMSSGWGRSGAALVAPYCASKWAVEGLSRAVAKEMPDGFAVVALSPGVINTEMLQSCFGNSASGYQTPDAWSLKAATMILNLTAADNGASLTV
- the LOC107930367 gene encoding uncharacterized protein, which encodes MAAALSYCKPSPFIGQFPSNFGKPVSLRSIEISTQASRITALFWGSKKSVKHQPVDSSLGDFTLTGSETEELKENPTKGKKVSVSIISSILDVSSHEWDSCALDATGPEKFNPFLSHGFLSSLEETGCAVKETGWMPSHIIAKDESENILGVAPLYLKSHSYGEFVFDHSWADAYYSFGARYYPKFQCCVPFTPVTGPRILVRNTSFKNQVFDVIVTALKDLTAKSQVSSLHITFPSEAEWYKLKDRGFLQRIGMQYHWKNRNYKSFDEFLMDMKQSKRKNIRQERKKIPAQDLTMKRLRGYEIKANHWDSFYKFYRNTTDNKWGSPYLTRDFFHEMGSKMGDDVLLVVAEKRDELVAGALNLIGGDTIYGRLWGCDPQVYYPSLHFEACYYQAIEAAIELNLSTVEAGAQGEHKIQRGYLPVPTYSCHYFIDEGFKQAIGEFLVRESNQVDLVMKLFHESGPFKEGIH